A single region of the Vicia villosa cultivar HV-30 ecotype Madison, WI linkage group LG4, Vvil1.0, whole genome shotgun sequence genome encodes:
- the LOC131598033 gene encoding protein FAR1-RELATED SEQUENCE 5-like — translation MLKEKHCRLLAGNRKLSKSDKMQIKNFGNAGIKVTQMIGSFANAAGGYDKVGFLKKDVHNQIARQRKEMSSDAKGAVRYLIDLRVIDPLMLVAHTVGADGTLQNLFWSDGESQKNYELFSDVLAFDATYKKNKYRCPFVVFSGVNHHNQTIIFATAIVSNEVEGTYVWLLEQFLVAMKGKTPLSVITDGDVAMRNAIRKVFPNSYHRLCAWHLLRNAISNISNPNFIPVFKKLMLGDHDVWKFESLWNEMLDRFGLEDNNWINELYQKRKMWATAHIRGNFFAGIRTTSRCEAFHSHMGQFVHSKMNMTDFVKQFHRCVAYFRFREVQADFESQYGQAVLHTNLRALERSASKHWTKEIFEMVRSVMKKVTLTSVLDIQDMASVTIYAVTKYRDEGHGWRVSHCPSNNDFRCSCLRMESIGIPCEHIVAVMVYLNIVEFPENLVLNRWSLYAKESISGSYEDGSHYWDSHLVARHATLVNLSKEVADLSYMDVDDYKKYLEYLTNELCRLKSKYNNEDVPDNIHVEEELVNILNPSCSRSKGCGPGTVGTSERPRRTQTCGICGAAGHNRRCCPTLGADGEPPADSSLQSASVRLSNDYGFSV, via the coding sequence ATGTTAAAGGAGAAGCACTGCAGGCTGTTGGCAGGTAATAGGAAGCTTAGTAAGTCAGATAAGATGCAAATTAAGAATTTTGGGAATGCCGGAATCAAAGTAACTCAAATGATTGGTTCATTCGCTAATGCTGCCGGGGGGTATGATAAGGTAGGATTTTTGAAGAAGGATGTACATAATCAAATTGCAAGACAAAGGAAAGAGATGTCTTCTGATGCTAAAGGTGCTGTCAGGTATCTTATTGATCTTCGTGTAATAGATCCATTGATGCTTGTTGCACACACGGTGGGTGCGGATGGAACGTTGCAAAACCTATTTTGGAGCGACGGTGAGAGTCAAAAGAATTATGAACTGTTTAGTGATGTGCTTGCTTTTGATGCTACATACAAGAAAAATAAGTACAGGTGCCCATTTGTTGTTTTTTCTGGTGTTAATCACCATAACCAGACGATTATATTTGCTACTGCCATAGTTTCAAATGAGGTTGAAGGGACATATGTATGGTTGCTGGAGCAGTTTTTGGTTGCAATGAAAGGTAAGACACCTTTATCTGTAATAACGGACGGTGATGTTGCTATGAGAAATGCAATCAGGAAAGTCTTTCCCAACAGTTACCACAGGTTATGTGCATGGCATCTCCTacgaaatgcaatttccaacattagCAATCCCAATTTCATCCctgttttcaaaaaattaatgCTTGGTGATCATGATGTTTGGAAATTTGAGAGTTTGTGGAATGAAATGTTAGATAGGTTTGGGTTAGAAGATAATAATTGGATCAATGAATTGTACCAGAAAAGGAAGATGTGGGCAACAGCTCATATTAGGGGAAATTTCTTTGCAGGAATAAGAACGACATCGCGGTGCGAAGCATTTCATAGTCATATGGGACAGTTTGTACACTCGAAGATGAATATGACTGATTTTGTTAAGCAGTTCCATAGGTGTGTGGCATATTTTCGATTTAGAGAGGTTCAAGCTGATTTTGAATCCCAATATGGACAGGCAGTGTTGCATACCAATCTTAGGGCGCTTGAGAGGTCAGCATCAAAGCACTGGACAAAAGAGATATTTGAAATGGTACGATCTGTTATGAAAAAGGTAACCTTAACATCTGTATTAGATATTCAAGATATGGCATCAGTTACCATTTATGCGGTGACAAAATACAGAGACGAAGGGCATGGATGGCGTGTTTCCCACTGTCCATCGAATAACGATTTCAGATGCTCGTGTCTTAGAATGGAATCCATTGGGATTCCTTGTGAGCACATTGTTGCTGTGATGGTTTATCTTAATATTGTAGAATTTCCTGAGAATCTTGTGCTGAATCGTTGGTCATTATATGCGAAGGAGTCTATTAGTGGAAGTTATGAAGATGGTTCCCACTACTGGGATTCACATTTGGTTGCTAGACACGCTACTTTGGTGAATCTTAGTAAGGAGGTCGCTGACTTGTCATATATGGATGTTGATGAttacaaaaaatatttagaatatcTGACTAATGAACTTTGTAGGCTTAAATCGAAGTACAACAATGAAGATGTTCCAGATAACATACATGTTGAAGAGGAGTTGGTGAATATACTTAACCCTTCAtgttcaagaagcaagggttgtGGACCAGGTACTGTTGGTACATCAGAGAGACCCAGGCGGACACAGACGTGTGGGATATGCGGTGCAGCTGGTCACAACAGAAGATGCTGCCCTACTCTTGGAGCAGATGGAGAGCCTCCTGCAGATAGTTCTTTACAATCAGCATCTGTAAGGTTAAGTAATGACTATGGATTTTCAGTTTGA
- the LOC131598031 gene encoding protein FAR1-RELATED SEQUENCE 5-like — MSSDAKGAVRYLIDLRVIDPLMLVAHTVGADGTLQNLFWSDGESQKNYELFGDVLAFDATYKKNKYRCPFVVFSGVNHHNQTIIFATAIVSNEVEGTYVWLLEQFLVAMKGKTPLSVITDGDVAMRNAIRKVFPNSYHRLCAWHLLRNAISNISNPNFIPVFKKLMLGDHDVWKFESLWNEMLDRFGLEDNNWINELYQKRKMWATAHIRGNFFAGIRTTSRCEAFHSHMGQFVHSRMNMTDFVKQFHRCVAYFRFREVQADFESQYGQAVLHTNLRALERSASKHWTKEIFEMVRSVMKKVTLTSVLDIQDMASVTIYAVTKYRDEGHGWRVSHCPSNNDFRCSCLRMESIGIPCEHIVAVMVYLNIVEFPENLVLNRWSLYAKESISGSYEDGSHYWDSHLVARHATLVNLSKEVADLSYMDVDDYKKYLEYLTNELCRLKSKYNNEDVPDNIHVEEELVNILNPSCSRSKGCGPGTVGTSERPRRTQTCGICGAAGHNRRCCPTLGADGEPPADSSLQSASVRLSNDYGFSV; from the coding sequence ATGTCTTCTGATGCTAAAGGTGCTGTCAGGTATCTTATTGATCTTCGTGTAATAGATCCATTGATGCTTGTTGCACACACGGTGGGTGCGGATGGAACGTTGCAAAACCTATTTTGGAGCGACGGTGAGAGTCAAAAGAATTATGAACTGTTTGGTGATGTGCTTGCTTTTGATGCTACCTACAAGAAAAATAAGTACAGGTGCCCATTTGTTGTTTTTTCTGGTGTTAATCACCATAACCAGACGATTATATTTGCTACTGCCATAGTTTCAAATGAGGTTGAAGGGACATATGTATGGTTGCTGGAGCAGTTTTTGGTTGCAATGAAAGGTAAGACACCTTTATCTGTAATAACGGACGGTGATGTTGCTATGAGAAATGCAATCAGGAAAGTCTTTCCCAACAGTTACCACAGGTTATGTGCATGGCATCTCCTacgaaatgcaatttccaacattagCAATCCCAATTTCATCCctgttttcaaaaaattaatgCTTGGTGATCACGATGTTTGGAAATTTGAGAGTCTGTGGAATGAAATGTTAGATAGGTTTGGGTTAGAAGATAATAATTGGATCAATGAATTGTACCAGAAAAGGAAGATGTGGGCAACAGCTCATATTAGGGGAAATTTCTTTGCAGGAATAAGAACGACATCGCGGTGCGAAGCATTTCATAGTCATATGGGACAGTTTGTACACTCGAGGATGAATATGACTGATTTTGTTAAGCAGTTCCATAGGTGTGTGGCATATTTTCGATTTAGAGAGGTTCAAGCTGATTTTGAATCCCAATATGGACAGGCAGTGTTGCATACCAATCTTAGGGCGCTTGAGAGGTCAGCATCAAAGCACTGGACAAAAGAGATATTTGAAATGGTACGATCTGTTATGAAAAAGGTAACCTTAACATCTGTATTAGATATTCAAGATATGGCATCAGTTACCATTTATGCGGTGACAAAATACAGAGACGAAGGGCATGGATGGCGTGTTTCCCACTGTCCATCGAATAACGATTTCAGATGCTCGTGTCTTAGAATGGAATCCATTGGGATTCCTTGTGAGCACATTGTTGCTGTGATGGTTTATCTTAATATTGTAGAATTTCCTGAGAATCTTGTGCTGAATCGTTGGTCATTATATGCGAAGGAGTCTATTAGTGGAAGTTATGAAGATGGTTCCCACTACTGGGATTCACATTTGGTTGCTAGACACGCTACTTTGGTGAATCTTAGTAAGGAGGTCGCTGACTTGTCATATATGGATGTTGATGAttacaaaaaatatttagaatatcTGACTAATGAACTTTGTAGGCTTAAATCGAAGTACAACAATGAAGATGTTCCAGATAACATACATGTTGAAGAGGAGTTGGTGAATATACTTAACCCTTCAtgttcaagaagcaagggttgtGGACCAGGTACTGTTGGTACATCAGAGAGACCCAGGCGGACACAGACGTGTGGGATATGCGGTGCAGCTGGTCACAACAGAAGATGCTGCCCTACTCTTGGAGCAGATGGAGAGCCTCCTGCAGATAGTTCTTTACAATCAGCATCTGTAAGGTTAAGTAATGACTATGGATTTTCAGTTTGA
- the LOC131598032 gene encoding uncharacterized protein LOC131598032, producing MDGGDVIGHGVMQVNSEAHDGIFHENGRVNDDGELDFVSDGCLDNVEYDNRVVDEDSEFEEVEYYDEDAEEDNEFYGCEYDDEDGDDDGELDGDDYDDEIGSGYVSGHEYWNTDSNGGGISGEGSEWGSDRLNESISSDQLPDESFVVDEFDDIANMDMFNLQCDDVSKLQFGSLEIAYTWYCWFAKMNGFAVRKGQVIKKKSGDVTQQTFLCNLAGFRQNKVDNRKRGPRHETRCGCEAKFRVHIDIISHRWYVTVFTFEHNHAMLKEKHCRLLAGNRKLSKSDKMQIKNFGNAGIKVTQMIGSFANAAGGV from the exons ATGGATGGTGGTGACGTTATTGGCCATGGAGTAATGCAAGTTAACTCT gaaGCACACGATGGGATTTTTCATGAGAATGGTCGTGTTAACGATGACGGTGAACTGGATTTTGTTAGTGATGGATGCTTGGATAATGTTGAATATGACAACAGAgttgttgatgaagattctgagtttgaaGAAGTTGAATACTATGATGAAGATGCGGAAGAAGATAATGAATTTTACGGATGTGAATACGAtgatgaagatggagatgatgatggcGAATTAGATGGTGATGATTATGATGACGAGATAGGTTCCGGTTATGTTAGTGGACACGAATATTGGAATACAGATTCAAACGGCGGTGGAATTTCTGGGGAAGGATCGGAATGGGGTTCGGACAGATTGAATGAATCGATATCTTCAGATCAACTTCCAGACGAATCATTTGTTGTTGACGAGTTTGACGACATTGCAAATATGGACATGTTTAACTTGCAATGTGATGATGTTTCGAAGCTGCAATTTGGAAGTCTGGAAATAGCTTACACATGGTACTGTTGGTTTGCAAAGATGAACGGTTTTGCAGTCCGTAAAGGtcaagttattaaaaaaaagagtGGAGATGTTACTCAACAAACATTTCTTTGTAACCTTGCAGGATTTAGGCAAAACAAAGTAGATAATCGCAAACGTGGTCCGAGGCACGAAACCCGGTGTGGATGTGAAGCAAAATTTCGGGTTCATATTGATATAATTTCACACCGTTGGTATGTCACAGTTTTTACCTTTGAGCACAATCATGCAATGTTAAAGGAGAAGCACTGCAGGCTGTTGGCAGGTAATAGGAAGCTTAGTAAGTCAGATAAGATGCAAATTAAGAATTTTGGGAATGCCGGAATCAAAGTAACTCAAATGATTGGTTCATTCGCTAATGCTGCCGGGGGGGTATGA